One segment of Paenibacillus rhizovicinus DNA contains the following:
- the spoVB gene encoding stage V sporulation protein B, whose translation MAHPERSFMKGTLALSIAAFINRILGFISGMFVARVLGAEGIGLLMMAHPLVPLVITITELGLPVAISKLVAEARAHGDHLKVRRILHVSLAVTGILSITLTAVSLLGSEWIASILLSDKRAYYAMLAITPIAPIVAVSAVLRGYFRGMQNMNTIAASDVLEHTVQIACVLALVHLLMPYGVAYAAAGAMAASVVSEATGLLFLVASYKLRGEARIAGETWASHLKSGKGTLSELLKIGLPTTGTGVIQSVYGAFQPLLISSSLALAGISTALATKQFGLLAGYAFPLLFMPSFITQSLSTALVPAIGEASANKNGLLMHERMNQALRLGLLVGAPATVILFVWATPLTTLIYGSPEAGMLLKILAPIFFLHYFDAPLHAILLGLGRANATLWNYVIATAFKAISIFVFGSQFGIVGVAFGIGIGIIMQTLLNFFSISGSIGIYVNIQPYIKVGVCMSFMALCGKLIMDFLSASEGLPMLWSVIGSIVGALLLYFAALLLTDTWNWKSTRRTIGIRW comes from the coding sequence ATGGCACATCCGGAGCGATCGTTCATGAAAGGGACGCTGGCCTTGTCCATCGCCGCTTTCATCAACCGCATTCTTGGCTTTATCAGCGGCATGTTTGTCGCTCGCGTGCTGGGCGCCGAAGGAATAGGACTTCTGATGATGGCGCATCCGCTCGTGCCGCTCGTCATTACGATCACCGAGCTCGGCCTGCCGGTAGCGATTTCGAAGCTGGTCGCGGAGGCCCGCGCGCATGGCGATCATTTGAAAGTAAGGCGTATCCTGCATGTCTCGCTTGCCGTCACCGGCATCTTAAGCATCACCTTAACGGCCGTATCGCTTCTTGGCTCCGAGTGGATCGCTTCCATCTTGCTCAGCGACAAGCGGGCTTATTACGCGATGCTTGCGATAACGCCGATCGCGCCGATCGTGGCCGTCTCCGCGGTGCTGCGCGGGTATTTCCGCGGCATGCAAAACATGAATACGATCGCCGCGTCCGACGTGCTGGAGCATACGGTGCAGATCGCTTGCGTACTCGCGTTAGTTCACCTGCTGATGCCTTACGGCGTGGCGTATGCGGCTGCGGGCGCGATGGCCGCTTCGGTCGTCAGCGAAGCGACCGGCCTCTTGTTCCTTGTCGCCAGCTATAAGCTCCGAGGCGAAGCCCGGATCGCTGGCGAGACATGGGCGAGTCACTTGAAGTCGGGCAAGGGCACGCTCTCCGAGCTGCTGAAGATCGGACTTCCGACGACCGGAACGGGCGTCATTCAATCGGTATACGGCGCCTTCCAGCCTTTGCTCATATCCTCCAGTCTGGCGCTTGCCGGCATAAGCACCGCGCTGGCTACGAAGCAGTTCGGCTTGCTGGCCGGCTATGCGTTTCCGCTGCTGTTCATGCCGAGCTTCATTACGCAGTCGCTGTCCACGGCGCTCGTCCCGGCTATCGGCGAGGCATCGGCGAACAAGAACGGCCTGCTGATGCACGAGCGGATGAATCAGGCGCTGCGGCTCGGATTGCTGGTCGGCGCGCCGGCGACCGTGATTCTATTCGTATGGGCGACGCCGCTTACGACGCTCATCTACGGTTCGCCGGAAGCGGGCATGCTGCTCAAGATCCTGGCGCCGATCTTCTTCCTCCATTATTTCGACGCCCCGCTCCATGCGATTCTGCTCGGACTCGGACGCGCGAACGCGACGCTGTGGAATTATGTCATCGCCACGGCGTTCAAAGCGATTTCGATCTTCGTGTTCGGCAGTCAATTCGGCATCGTCGGCGTTGCGTTCGGCATCGGGATCGGGATTATCATGCAAACGCTGCTGAACTTTTTCTCGATTTCCGGCTCGATCGGCATCTATGTCAATATCCAGCCGTATATCAAGGTTGGCGTCTGCATGTCCTTCATGGCCTTATGCGGGAAGCTGATCATGGATTTCTTATCCGCTTCCGAGGGATTGCCGATGCTATGGAGCGTCATCGGATCCATCGTCGGCGCGCTGCTGCTGTACTTCGCTGCGCTCCTATTGACGGATACATGGAATTGGAAGAGCACGCGCCGCACGATCGGAATCCGCTGGTAG
- a CDS encoding DNA glycosylase AlkZ-like family protein, with protein sequence MLLLTKQQVIRERMRMQRLLDPVSIHSIDSSDQLNEEQEFLELFRLLQPVSPVHNTRPGEPPKLVHRASFAGEAFAGKLREKNAVVKGRFCGGRIGYVFQEDLARYATAFRKPPKRMAPIHEEVIRLLRHSGGLSKEQLKLELNDYPAAEISKALQTLQEAFLVCEHQPDTDWDTGWFLFETEWFELSADEIRTHQAIAEVIHTFVRAMAFATAANMRSWSQLPVKSIQRGIDDLLKAGKIIAAETADLGPGFVCADDSERLQACEALPSCAFMLDKSDFLVRAHADELSNRYKGYEVLQYLLIDGEFQGAVLGHWRIGPYDIDDIVLELPSDQAELRKNEIMAAVRMVYSPERHSILRYQGRDV encoded by the coding sequence ATGCTACTACTGACCAAGCAGCAAGTCATCCGCGAGCGAATGCGCATGCAGCGACTGCTCGATCCAGTTTCAATTCATTCAATCGACTCGAGCGATCAGCTGAACGAAGAACAGGAGTTTCTGGAATTGTTTCGTCTGCTGCAGCCTGTATCTCCTGTGCATAACACGAGGCCGGGCGAACCGCCGAAATTAGTGCATCGCGCGTCATTTGCCGGCGAAGCGTTCGCCGGCAAGCTGAGGGAGAAGAATGCCGTCGTCAAAGGAAGATTTTGCGGCGGGCGGATCGGCTACGTGTTTCAAGAAGATTTGGCGCGGTACGCTACGGCCTTTCGTAAGCCGCCCAAGCGAATGGCGCCGATCCACGAAGAGGTCATCCGGCTGCTCCGTCATTCGGGCGGCTTATCGAAAGAGCAGCTGAAGCTGGAATTGAACGACTATCCCGCAGCGGAAATTTCGAAGGCGCTGCAGACGCTGCAGGAAGCCTTTCTCGTCTGTGAGCATCAGCCGGATACGGACTGGGACACGGGCTGGTTTCTGTTTGAGACCGAGTGGTTCGAACTCAGCGCCGACGAGATCCGCACCCATCAAGCGATTGCCGAGGTAATCCATACCTTTGTCCGCGCCATGGCGTTCGCGACGGCGGCGAACATGAGAAGCTGGTCGCAGCTGCCCGTCAAGTCGATCCAACGGGGGATCGACGATTTACTGAAAGCCGGCAAAATCATTGCGGCCGAGACCGCCGATCTCGGACCGGGATTCGTATGTGCGGACGATAGCGAACGATTGCAAGCATGCGAGGCGCTGCCATCATGCGCGTTCATGCTCGACAAGTCGGATTTTCTGGTGCGCGCCCATGCGGACGAGCTCTCGAACAGGTACAAAGGGTATGAAGTGCTGCAGTATCTGCTTATTGACGGTGAATTTCAAGGCGCTGTACTCGGGCATTGGCGCATCGGACCTTACGATATCGACGATATCGTGCTCGAGCTGCCTTCCGATCAGGCTGAGCTCAGGAAGAATGAAATCATGGCCGCGGTTCGCATGGTCTATTCGCCCGAGCGCCACTCTATTCTCCGCTATCAAGGCAGAGACGTCTGA
- a CDS encoding cob(I)yrinic acid a,c-diamide adenosyltransferase, whose product MKIYTRTGDKGQTSLVHGKRVSKNSSRVNAYGTCDEANSMIGLALASLGQGEEWAAFRQAMHVVQTKLFHVGAELATPTRLKVAWPITEADVGFLEEQIDEMEASLPPLSNFILPGGHLCGASLHAARTIVRRAERMAVEVWKEEDISPVVLTYLNRLSDLLFVAARYVNLREGAVETGLHQDDV is encoded by the coding sequence ATGAAAATCTATACGCGAACGGGAGACAAAGGCCAAACGAGCTTGGTGCACGGAAAGAGAGTCTCGAAGAATTCATCAAGGGTGAATGCTTACGGTACGTGCGATGAAGCCAATTCGATGATCGGTTTGGCGCTTGCTTCGCTCGGGCAGGGCGAAGAATGGGCAGCGTTTCGGCAGGCGATGCATGTCGTGCAGACGAAGCTGTTCCATGTCGGTGCGGAATTGGCGACTCCGACCAGACTGAAGGTCGCATGGCCGATCACGGAAGCCGACGTCGGTTTCTTGGAAGAGCAAATCGATGAGATGGAGGCGAGCCTGCCCCCGTTATCTAACTTCATATTGCCGGGCGGCCATCTATGCGGCGCTTCGCTTCACGCGGCAAGGACGATCGTCCGCCGGGCGGAGCGGATGGCCGTCGAGGTGTGGAAGGAGGAAGACATCAGCCCGGTCGTGCTGACGTATTTGAACCGGCTCTCCGATCTGCTGTTCGTCGCGGCCCGTTACGTTAATCTTCGGGAAGGGGCAGTAGAGACGGGACTGCATCAGGATGACGTTTAA
- a CDS encoding zinc-dependent alcohol dehydrogenase, protein MKQIQAFGPKDLRIVHVEEPSVLEGEVLVAVKACGICGSDKWCWHVTEHSDYVAGHEVAGIVEQVGPGVSLLQPGDRVAINNVKGCGECKACKNGAYVKCVRPITHMGFGFSDKVAVPERNCLLLAPEIGYEAGSLIFDNWGTPYAALSRTALGEGHWAAVTGCGPIGLAATALAVLRGAKVIAIDPIEERLDAAVRLGAEAVLKPGDGAVEQLKRLTGGEGVDYVIECSGKAASYELAFEALNVDGTIVVIGEGARFEFQSSRLINKHLHIVASLYAGMKDGEAVQRLMVEGAIHPMSIVTHRFTMEEVPDVFGQVVEGSGGLLKTIVVND, encoded by the coding sequence ATGAAACAAATCCAAGCATTCGGTCCGAAAGATTTAAGAATCGTTCACGTAGAGGAACCCTCTGTCCTTGAAGGCGAAGTACTCGTTGCCGTGAAAGCCTGCGGTATTTGCGGTTCAGATAAGTGGTGCTGGCATGTAACCGAGCATTCCGATTACGTAGCGGGTCATGAGGTCGCCGGCATCGTCGAACAAGTCGGCCCGGGCGTTAGTCTTCTCCAGCCGGGCGACCGCGTCGCCATTAATAATGTGAAGGGCTGCGGCGAATGCAAAGCGTGCAAGAACGGCGCGTACGTCAAATGCGTCCGGCCGATTACGCATATGGGCTTCGGTTTCTCGGATAAGGTCGCCGTGCCGGAGCGGAATTGCTTGCTGCTCGCTCCCGAAATCGGCTATGAAGCGGGAAGTCTGATTTTCGACAATTGGGGTACGCCGTATGCGGCGCTATCGCGCACGGCATTGGGCGAAGGCCACTGGGCAGCCGTTACGGGCTGCGGTCCGATCGGACTTGCCGCGACCGCGCTTGCCGTCCTGCGGGGAGCGAAGGTGATCGCCATCGATCCGATCGAAGAGCGCCTGGACGCCGCAGTCCGTCTGGGAGCCGAAGCCGTTCTGAAGCCGGGAGACGGTGCCGTGGAACAACTGAAACGGTTGACCGGCGGCGAAGGCGTCGACTATGTGATCGAATGCTCGGGCAAAGCGGCTTCTTACGAGTTGGCGTTCGAGGCGCTGAACGTTGACGGGACCATCGTGGTCATCGGCGAAGGCGCGCGGTTCGAGTTTCAATCGAGCCGCCTGATCAACAAGCATCTTCATATTGTCGCATCGCTGTATGCCGGGATGAAGGATGGCGAAGCGGTTCAGCGGCTGATGGTCGAAGGCGCGATTCATCCCATGTCGATCGTCACGCATCGCTTTACGATGGAGGAAGTGCCGGACGTGTTCGGACAAGTCGTCGAAGGTTCGGGCGGTCTGCTTAAAACGATCGTCGTGAACGACTGA
- the argS gene encoding arginine--tRNA ligase: MRTFKTIIAAEVSSLLNEVSVEELLALIEYPSNKEQGDLSLPCFKLSRQLRKAPQAIAEDLKNRLQLEGVERIEASAGYLNFYLNKAHVAESVVAGILQQGELYGAQNIGSGKTVVIDYSSPNIAKPFHIAHLRSTVIGNALYRIHDFLGYACVGINHLGDWGTQFGKLIVAYRMWGDEAAIEEDGIDELLRLYVKFHDEADKDAGLNDEARAWFAKMEQGDAEALSLWQWFVDISLIAFNRIYELLGITFDTYTGESFYNDKTAPVVEELKAKGLLEEDSGAWLVRLDGFGMSPALILKQDGSSLYHTRDIAAAMYRKTTYDFDKAIYVTDYAQNLHFQQWFKVVELMGHEWAGDLVHVAFGRVSLDGMSLSTRKGNVVKLDEVLKQSIAKTKAIMEQRHQGMEHLDETARQVGVGAVIFHDLSTNRIKDIAFSWDEMLNFEGETGPYVQYAHARASSILAKAGAAASMTNEQAQQRAALLIDEASNPLLQELSLFGERVELAMHKLEPSIVTRYLIDVAQAFNRFYHECPILLDHVPAPLREARLALVRCVQTVLRNGLRLIGLEAPEQI, from the coding sequence ATGAGAACATTCAAGACCATCATCGCCGCGGAAGTATCGTCGTTGCTGAACGAGGTTTCCGTGGAGGAGTTGCTTGCGCTGATCGAATATCCGAGCAACAAGGAACAAGGGGATTTGTCGCTGCCTTGCTTCAAATTAAGCAGACAGCTGCGCAAGGCGCCGCAAGCGATTGCCGAAGATTTGAAGAATCGCCTTCAACTAGAGGGCGTGGAGCGTATCGAAGCGAGCGCCGGCTACCTCAATTTCTACTTGAACAAGGCGCATGTGGCGGAATCGGTCGTCGCGGGCATTTTGCAGCAGGGGGAGCTTTACGGCGCGCAGAACATCGGCAGCGGCAAGACAGTCGTGATCGATTACTCGTCTCCCAATATCGCCAAGCCGTTCCACATTGCCCACCTGAGATCGACGGTCATCGGCAACGCGTTATACCGCATCCATGATTTTCTTGGGTACGCCTGCGTCGGGATCAACCATCTCGGCGATTGGGGAACCCAGTTCGGAAAGCTGATTGTCGCATATCGCATGTGGGGCGACGAAGCGGCGATCGAAGAGGACGGCATCGATGAACTGCTGCGTCTGTACGTTAAGTTTCACGATGAGGCGGATAAAGATGCGGGGCTGAACGATGAGGCCCGTGCGTGGTTTGCGAAGATGGAACAAGGCGATGCGGAAGCGTTGTCGCTATGGCAATGGTTCGTTGACATCAGCTTGATTGCATTCAACCGCATCTATGAACTGCTTGGCATTACGTTCGATACTTATACCGGCGAAAGCTTCTATAACGATAAAACGGCACCCGTCGTGGAGGAGCTGAAAGCGAAAGGGCTGCTCGAGGAAGACAGCGGCGCTTGGCTGGTCCGCTTGGATGGCTTCGGCATGTCGCCGGCGCTCATCCTGAAGCAGGACGGGTCGTCGTTGTACCATACGCGCGATATTGCGGCGGCCATGTACAGGAAGACTACGTATGATTTTGACAAAGCGATTTACGTGACGGATTACGCGCAAAATCTGCATTTTCAACAGTGGTTCAAAGTCGTTGAGCTGATGGGCCATGAATGGGCGGGAGATTTGGTCCATGTCGCCTTCGGCCGCGTCAGCCTCGACGGGATGAGCCTCTCCACGCGCAAAGGCAATGTCGTCAAGTTGGATGAGGTCCTGAAGCAATCCATCGCCAAGACGAAAGCCATCATGGAGCAGCGCCATCAGGGGATGGAGCATCTCGACGAGACGGCTAGACAGGTCGGCGTCGGCGCCGTTATTTTCCATGATTTGAGCACGAACAGAATAAAAGATATTGCGTTCTCCTGGGACGAAATGCTGAACTTCGAAGGCGAAACAGGTCCTTACGTGCAATACGCGCATGCGCGCGCATCCAGTATTCTGGCGAAAGCCGGTGCCGCGGCGTCCATGACGAACGAGCAGGCACAGCAACGCGCTGCCCTGCTTATCGATGAGGCGTCGAATCCATTGCTTCAAGAGCTGTCCCTGTTCGGGGAGCGCGTCGAGCTGGCGATGCACAAGCTCGAGCCGTCCATCGTGACCCGCTATCTGATCGACGTCGCGCAAGCGTTCAACCGCTTCTATCACGAATGTCCGATCCTGCTCGACCATGTGCCCGCTCCGCTGCGCGAAGCCCGTCTTGCATTGGTGCGCTGCGTGCAAACCGTCTTGAGGAACGGACTGCGCTTAATCGGTCTCGAGGCGCCGGAGCAAATCTAG
- a CDS encoding NUDIX hydrolase, which translates to MQLKWLEWAKQIQAISQAGLAYSKDIYDLERFEQLRSLSIEIMQQYTEVEESQIRTLFAGETGYQTPKVDVRGVIFDEDRILLVRERLDGAWALPGGWADIGLSAKEVVVKEVKEEAGLEVMPLRLLGILDKKFHAHPPSPFHVYKIFIRCEVLGGQAEAGMETTAVGYFAEDELPPLSTERNTAEQIKALFDMKNNPGHEILFD; encoded by the coding sequence ATGCAACTGAAATGGCTCGAATGGGCGAAACAGATTCAAGCGATCAGCCAAGCGGGACTGGCCTATTCCAAAGACATCTACGACCTCGAACGATTCGAACAATTAAGGTCATTAAGCATCGAAATCATGCAGCAATATACGGAGGTCGAGGAATCCCAGATCAGAACGCTGTTTGCCGGCGAAACCGGTTATCAGACGCCGAAGGTGGACGTTCGCGGCGTGATCTTCGATGAAGATCGGATTCTGCTCGTTCGCGAACGACTGGATGGCGCTTGGGCGCTGCCGGGCGGATGGGCGGATATCGGGCTTTCGGCCAAGGAAGTGGTCGTCAAGGAAGTGAAGGAGGAAGCGGGATTGGAAGTCATGCCGCTCCGACTGCTCGGGATTCTCGACAAGAAGTTCCATGCGCATCCGCCTTCCCCGTTCCACGTGTACAAAATCTTTATTCGATGCGAGGTGCTCGGCGGTCAAGCGGAGGCCGGCATGGAAACGACGGCTGTCGGCTACTTCGCGGAAGACGAATTGCCTCCGTTATCGACGGAACGCAATACGGCGGAACAAATCAAAGCGCTCTTCGACATGAAGAACAACCCTGGACATGAAATCCTGTTCGATTAG
- a CDS encoding methylmalonyl-CoA mutase family protein, with product MIRPNNPVRFVTAAALFDGHDASINIMRRILQASGVEVIHLGHNRSVREVTSAAIQEDVQGIAISSYQGGHIEYMTYMYDVLQQAGAGHVRIFAGGGGVIVPAEIKALHDYGIARIFSPDDGREMGLQGMINHMIQACDFKTPRQADQDWASLTKRAPLEDHGWGATARLISLAEDNAGGTAVDDVESAVLKQLHADVPAVPVLGITGTGGAGKSSLTDELVRRYLSGFPDRTIAVISVDPTKLKSGGALLGDRIRMNAIQDPRVFMRSMATRGSKSEISEAAKDAIAIVKQAGYDFVILETSGIGQGGAAIVDVCDVAMYVMTSEFGAASQLEKIDMIDYADMIAINKFERRGSEDALRDVRKQFKRSRQWFDVPDERLPVFGTIASQFNDPGTTVLFRELMRIVEGKTGGSWRLQQNAAPATASMNASANESTLASASANASGRAHPRADANAASMNAIIPPDRTGYLSEIAQTVRRYRAFIEEQVTVARDMAQLQGTKRLIAANSGQHLTDAEAALIAEKLDAMLAECEAVQHPDSRKQLDAWPGIRDAYGQDWLFTKVRGMEAGTELVSQSLSGSRIPRISLPKFDEDGELLRWLLKENLPGSFPYTAGVFAFKRTDEEPKRQFAGEGTPERTNRRFHYLCRNDDAKRLSTAFDSVTLYGQDPSDRPDIFGKIGNSGVNVCSLDDMKKLYAGFDLCHPSVSVSMTINGPAPAILAMFMNTAIDQQVDRFAAEHGRQPDEAEYAGIRASTLQAVRGTVQADILKEDQGQNTCIFSTEFALKMMGDVQQYFIDHQVRHYYSVSISGYHIAEAGANPVTQLAFTLANGFTYVEYYLSRGMRIDEFAPNLSFFFSNGLDPEYSVMGRVARRIWSTVMKHKYGANERSQKLKYHIQTSGRSLHAQEMDFNDIRTTLQALMAIYDNCNSLHTNAYDEAVTTPTESSVRRAMAIQLIISRELGMAKNENPLQGSFIIEELTDLMEEAVLLEFQRLHDRGGVLGAMETGYQRGKIQDESLHYEHLKHSGELPIIGVNTFVDRNPSEHRYDIELARSTEEEKQEQIRHLSAFRLKHQDQSRTALDHLKQVARQNGNLFEALMEVVKSASLGQITSALYEVGGQYRRNM from the coding sequence ATGATTCGCCCGAACAACCCTGTTCGTTTTGTGACGGCTGCCGCCTTGTTCGATGGCCACGATGCTTCCATAAACATTATGAGACGGATTCTTCAAGCGTCCGGCGTCGAGGTCATTCATCTCGGTCATAACCGCTCCGTTCGGGAGGTAACGAGCGCGGCCATCCAGGAAGACGTGCAGGGCATTGCGATCAGCTCCTATCAAGGCGGACATATCGAATATATGACCTATATGTACGATGTGCTGCAGCAAGCGGGGGCAGGCCATGTCCGAATCTTTGCCGGCGGTGGAGGCGTCATCGTACCTGCTGAAATCAAAGCGCTGCACGACTATGGAATCGCCCGGATTTTCTCGCCGGATGACGGCCGCGAGATGGGGCTGCAAGGCATGATCAATCATATGATTCAAGCGTGCGATTTCAAGACCCCGCGGCAAGCCGATCAAGACTGGGCATCGCTTACGAAGCGGGCACCGCTGGAGGATCACGGCTGGGGCGCCACGGCTAGGCTGATCTCACTCGCAGAAGACAATGCGGGCGGGACGGCCGTGGACGATGTCGAATCCGCCGTACTGAAGCAGCTGCACGCCGATGTTCCCGCGGTTCCGGTACTCGGCATTACGGGCACTGGCGGCGCAGGCAAAAGCTCGCTAACTGACGAATTGGTGCGCCGGTATTTGAGCGGCTTCCCGGACCGGACCATTGCCGTCATCTCGGTCGATCCGACCAAGCTGAAGTCGGGCGGCGCGCTGCTCGGCGATCGGATCCGAATGAATGCGATTCAGGATCCGAGAGTGTTCATGCGCAGCATGGCGACAAGGGGCTCCAAGTCCGAAATCAGCGAGGCCGCCAAGGACGCCATCGCCATCGTGAAGCAAGCGGGGTACGACTTCGTTATCCTTGAAACGAGCGGCATCGGCCAAGGCGGGGCGGCCATCGTCGATGTCTGCGATGTGGCGATGTATGTCATGACGAGCGAGTTCGGAGCCGCCTCCCAGCTGGAGAAGATCGATATGATCGATTACGCGGACATGATCGCGATCAATAAATTCGAGCGCCGCGGATCGGAGGACGCGCTTCGGGATGTGCGCAAGCAGTTCAAGCGCAGCCGGCAATGGTTCGATGTTCCCGATGAACGGCTGCCCGTGTTCGGCACGATTGCCAGCCAGTTTAACGATCCCGGCACGACGGTGCTCTTCCGCGAGCTGATGCGGATCGTGGAAGGGAAAACAGGCGGAAGCTGGCGGCTTCAGCAGAATGCCGCGCCGGCGACTGCGAGTATGAACGCGAGCGCAAATGAAAGTACGCTTGCAAGTGCGAGTGCGAATGCAAGCGGGCGCGCGCATCCAAGAGCCGATGCGAATGCGGCGAGCATGAATGCGATCATTCCTCCCGATCGAACCGGTTACCTGAGCGAAATCGCTCAAACCGTCCGCCGGTATCGCGCATTCATTGAAGAGCAAGTCACGGTCGCGCGCGACATGGCGCAGCTGCAGGGGACGAAAAGGCTGATCGCAGCCAACAGCGGACAGCATCTGACTGACGCTGAAGCAGCTCTAATCGCGGAGAAGCTGGATGCCATGCTCGCCGAATGCGAAGCCGTCCAGCATCCGGATAGCCGGAAGCAATTGGATGCATGGCCGGGCATCCGCGATGCGTACGGCCAAGATTGGCTATTTACGAAGGTTCGCGGCATGGAAGCCGGAACCGAACTGGTTTCTCAATCGCTGTCGGGCAGCCGTATTCCGCGGATAAGTCTGCCGAAGTTCGATGAAGACGGCGAATTGCTCCGCTGGCTGCTGAAGGAGAACTTGCCTGGTTCCTTTCCGTATACGGCGGGCGTATTCGCATTCAAGCGCACCGACGAAGAGCCCAAGCGTCAATTCGCCGGAGAAGGCACGCCGGAGCGGACCAATCGCCGGTTCCACTACCTGTGCCGCAACGACGATGCCAAAAGGCTGTCTACCGCCTTCGACAGCGTGACGCTGTACGGGCAGGATCCGAGCGATCGTCCGGACATTTTCGGCAAAATCGGGAACAGCGGCGTTAACGTGTGCTCGCTCGACGATATGAAGAAGCTGTACGCCGGCTTTGATCTCTGTCATCCTTCCGTCAGCGTATCGATGACGATCAACGGTCCAGCACCGGCGATCTTGGCGATGTTCATGAATACGGCCATCGATCAGCAGGTCGATCGCTTCGCGGCGGAGCATGGCCGACAGCCGGACGAAGCGGAATATGCAGGCATCCGGGCATCCACGCTGCAAGCGGTGCGCGGCACGGTGCAGGCGGATATTCTCAAAGAAGACCAGGGTCAGAACACGTGCATCTTCAGTACGGAGTTCGCGTTGAAAATGATGGGAGACGTCCAGCAGTATTTTATCGATCATCAGGTGCGCCATTATTATTCGGTCAGCATTAGCGGCTATCATATCGCGGAAGCCGGAGCCAACCCCGTTACCCAATTGGCGTTTACGCTGGCGAACGGGTTCACCTACGTCGAATATTACCTGTCCCGCGGGATGCGAATCGACGAATTCGCGCCGAATCTATCGTTCTTCTTCAGTAACGGACTCGATCCGGAATACAGCGTCATGGGTCGCGTCGCCCGGCGCATCTGGTCCACGGTCATGAAGCATAAGTACGGCGCCAATGAACGCAGCCAGAAGCTCAAATACCATATTCAGACGTCCGGCCGCTCGCTGCATGCGCAGGAGATGGATTTCAACGACATTCGCACGACGCTGCAGGCGCTGATGGCAATCTACGACAACTGCAATTCCCTGCATACGAATGCCTACGACGAGGCCGTGACGACGCCGACCGAAAGCTCCGTGCGCCGGGCGATGGCCATTCAGCTGATTATCAGCCGCGAGCTGGGCATGGCCAAGAACGAGAACCCGCTCCAAGGCTCTTTTATCATCGAAGAGCTTACCGACCTCATGGAAGAAGCGGTGCTGCTGGAATTTCAGCGCCTGCATGATCGCGGCGGAGTGCTGGGAGCGATGGAAACGGGATACCAGCGGGGCAAAATCCAAGATGAATCGCTGCATTACGAGCATTTGAAGCATAGCGGCGAGCTGCCGATCATCGGGGTGAATACGTTCGTCGACCGGAACCCGAGCGAGCATCGTTACGATATCGAGCTGGCCCGTTCGACGGAAGAGGAGAAGCAGGAGCAAATTCGCCATTTGTCGGCGTTCCGGCTGAAGCATCAGGATCAGAGTCGGACTGCGCTCGATCACTTGAAGCAGGTTGCCCGGCAGAACGGCAATTTGTTCGAAGCGTTAATGGAAGTCGTGAAATCGGCGTCGCTCGGACAAATCACGAGCGCTCTATACGAGGTCGGCGGACAATACCGACGGAACATGTAG